The DNA sequence AGCTGCACCATGTCATCACTCGTGCGCCAGACCAGCTCGCTGGCAAACACCTTGGCGCACGCGGCCTCGAGCGCCACATCCACGTCGCCACTGTCGATGGCCGCAGCCAGCGCACCCACCATGGAGTCGGCGGCGTAGGCATCGGCGGCCATGGACGCCATCTTGCGCTGCGTAATCTCGAAGCTGGCCAGTGGTCCGCCAAACTGCGTGCGCGCCTCGGCGTAGCGCGTGTACTCGTCGAGAATGCGCTTGCTGCCCTGCGTGCAACCGGCCGCCAGCGAGAGCCGTCCGGCGTTCAGGGCATTCACGGCCACACGAAAGCCCTTGCCGACCTCTCCCAGCACGTGGTCATCGGGAACAAAGAGATTCTCGTACACAAGCTCAGCCTGTGTCGAGCCGCGAATGCCGAGCTTGCGCACCGTGCCGTCCACACGAAATCCCGGCATGTCGGGCCGGATGATGAAGGCCGTGGGCCGAAGCACGGTCTGGCCATCGCGCTCAATGGGCGTTTGCGCAAACGTGGCAATGACTCCCGCCCGTTGCCCGTTGCCAATCCAGTGCTTGCGGCCGTTGAGCACCCAGCCTGTGCCATCGGCGCTTCGCTCGGCGCGGGTGACGATGTTCTGCGCGTCGGAACCCGTTTCAGGTTCGGTGAGCGCGTAGGCCGCCAACGTTTCGCCCCGCGCGAGGCCGGGCAGATAACGCGACTTCTGCGCGTCGTTGCCGGCAATCACCACGGCCTTGCTGCCCAGGCCGCAGTGTACGCCAATGAGCACGCCCAGTGAGGCATCTACCGAGGCCACCGCGCCGAACACGCGCGCGTACGCACTGGCCGAGAGTCCCAATCCGCCGTACTCGGTGGGAATGGTGAGGGCCAACAGTCCTTCGCGCGCAAAGGCCTGGATGACGGCTTCGTCGATGAACTCCTGCTCGTCGAAGCGCCGGGAATCGATGAGCCCCGTGCGCACCATCTCGTTGAGCGCGGCCACGAGACGCCGCACCGTGTCCGCCTCGGCCGGATTGCGCACCGCCAGTGAGGCCGGATACGGAAACAGCAGCGACTCATTGATGTCGCCGGTGAACAGATCGCGCAGGAAGGACGGGGCGGGCGTGCTCATCGAGACTCCGGTGGGAAAAACAAACGGGGTGCCCGATGAATCGGACACCCCGTGCAAGTTAGCAGCCGTACCGCGGCCCGGAATTGCGGCGCGGAATTGCGGCGCGATGCCGCGTGCTCAGTGTTCCGGAGGCGGTGCGCCCCCGCCACCACCACCCGTACCGGGTGGGGTGCGCACGGTGATGACCACGCGGCTGGCCTTGCCCTGATTGCGGTTGTTGGCGTCCACCGCCTGCAGCGTGAACGTGGCGGTGCCCAAGGAGAGGCCAGCGACCGACACGGAGGTGGACTGCTGGTTGGGCTGTCCCACCGCCACACCCGGGAAGTTGCTGGTCACCAGCACATTGCGGTTGCGCAACACGTTGCCCTGCGCGTCGCGCAACTCGATGGCAAAGGCGCTTTGGGCGCCCAGATTCACCGTGAAGCTGTCCACGGCCACGATGGTGTCCACCGGAATTTGCGTGATGATCAGGTTGGCCTGACCCACACGCTGCTCCACTTCGGCAAACACCGTGACCGCGCCCGCGGCCAGCGCGGTCACGCGGCCCGTCTGCGTGATGGACGCGCGGGTCGGGTCGCTGACCAGCCACTCGATGGTGCGGTCGGTGACTTCGGTGCCGGTGGAATCGGTGACACGCGCCTGGAACTGCGCGGTCTGGCCTTCCACGATGGTGGTCTGCAATGGCGAGAGCGTCACCGACTGCACGGGCACGCGGGTGACGGTGAAGGTCAGCGTGTCGGCTACACCTTCCGACGTGGCTATGAGACGTGCCGTGCCGAGCGCAATCGGCGTCACGATGCCCGTCTGGTTGAGCGAGATGGTCGTGGGCGTGTTCGTGCTCCATACCACGACGCGTCCCTGCGGAATCTGCGTGTTGGTCGAATCAAGCAGGATGGCGCCGAACGCACGCGGAATGCCCAGTCGCAAGTTGCTCACACGCGGCTGAATGGTCACCCGGTCAATTCTTGGATCGACTGCCTCCACCGTGGCGCGGCAGTCGATGGCCGGGAACTCCACCGGCGAAGCCTTGATCTGAGCGGTCCCCGCACGACGCGTGGTCACCAAGCCGGTCGTCGAGACGGTGGCTACGACTTCGTTGTCGCTCGTCCAAACGATCGGTCGCCCCTGAGTGGGAATGACGTTGGGTACAGCTGCGGTGTCGCGCAGTGTGATCGTGAAGGACGCATTCTGGCCGGTGGTCACCTTGGCCGAAGTCGGCGTGAGCGAGCAGCTACCAATGGGTACCGGCGTCACCTGAATGGCGGCCTGACCCACGGTCTGATCGGTTTCCGCGGTGATAACCACATTGCCAGGCGTCAGCGCGATCACGAAACCCGTCTGATCCACCGACGCAATCGAGGTGTTGCTTGAGCTCCAGCGGAACGTGCGGCCGGTGATGATGACGTTCTGGTTGTTGCGCGCCGTCGCGGTGAGCTGGCGCGTATTGCCCGTGCGTAGCGTGAGCGTGTTGGGTGTGACCGTCACCGTCGTGGCCTGCTCCGGCGTCACGGTGACCTGCACGGACGCGCTCTTGCCGTCAGCGACGGCCGAGATGGACGCCGAACCGACGGCGATGGCCAGCACCTGGCCCGCGTCCGTGACGGTGGCCACGGCCGTGTTGCTCGAGGAATAGTTGATGCGCTTGTTGCGAATCGTGTTGCCGTCGCAGTTGAACGCCGTGCCCACAATGGGCGCCGACCCGTTCACCGGCAGGGTGAGGCTGATGGGCGCAACCGTGACCGAGCAGGCCTCGGGCGGCTTGAGGTCGAGGCAGCCTGCGCTGAAAACCAGCGCGGCGCACAGGAGGGAGGTGCCAATCCGGCGTGACGACGTCGACACAATGCCTGGCGTGACCCGCATGCAGGTCCGTCCTTGAGAACAAGAGTGAAAAACCGGCCCGATGAGCATCGGGTCCGAACGAAAGGCTCCGCATGAGGACGCCCGGCCGACAACGGTCGTAACCGGACGACACTGTCACAGCACGGGCACCCCACCCAGACAAGCTGGGCGCCGCCACGGGCCGGAGCAAGCACCCGCCGTCATACCCGCGAAATGCCTGCGGCGTGCCGCCGTGACACACGGCCACATGAGGCCGTTGTGTACCCGCCTATCTTTGGGACACATGACCACCGGTCTTCCCCATTCCGAGCCCACGGCGCAGGCGGTCTGGCGCCGAACTGTGGGTTGGATTCTTGGCGCCGCCCTGCTGCGCGGCCTGCTCTCGGCCCTCGTCCCGCTGCTGCCCGACGAGACCTATTACTGGGACTGGTCGCGCCGCCTCGAGGCGGGCTACTTCGACCATCCGCCGGGTATCGCGCTGCTCATTGCGCTGGGCACCAAAGTGCTGGGCCCCACGGCGGCCGGCGTGCGGCTGGGGCCGGCGCTGGCGGCGCTCATCACGCATGTCGCCGCTGCTGCAGCCGCCTGGCTGCTTGGCGGGCGCGAATTGTCGGGTGCCCGCGCGGCGCTGCGGGCGGCGCAGCTCATTGCGCTCATGCCCATCGCGACAGCGGGCCTTGTGCTGGCCACGCCCGACGCAGCGCTCTTTGCCACAGCCACGGTGGCCGTGCTGGCCGTGGAGCGTGCGCTCGCCAATCCCCTGCGTTCGCTGCGCAGCCTGGCATGGTGGACGCTGGCCGGCGTCGCGCTGGGCGGCGCTTTTGTGGCCAAGTACACGGCCGTGCTGCTGCCCTTCGGCCTTGTCGTCGCTTGTCTGCTTCATCCCGCACTGCGTCGACGCTTTCTCGACCTCGGGCCGTGGTGGGCCAGTCTGATTGCGCTCGGATTGTTTGCGCCGGTCGTGGTGTGGAATGCCTTCAACGACTGGGTGTCGTTCCGCTTCCAGCTGGGCCACGGCTTCAACGCGGCGGCGCGTGGCAATCCGCTCTCGCGCGAACTCGAAATGCTTGGCGCACAGGCCGGGCTGGCCTCACCCATTCTCTTTGGACTGCTGGCGCTGGTGCTCTGGCAGGCGCTGCGCGATGGGTGGCGCAATCGCCACGCTCTGGCGCCCACCGACCTGGCCACACGCCGCTTCGCCCTGGCGGTCGTGTCGCTCACGCCGCTCGCCTTCTTTGCCGTGAGTGCCTGGCGACGACCCGTGGAAGCCAATTGGCCAGCCATGATCTATCCCGCCGGCATTCTGCTGCTGGCCACCTCGCGCGATGCGCGGGTGCTGGGTGTCTGGTGGAAGCGCGGCCTCGTGTTTGCCGGCGTGCTGGTGACGGTGGTCGCGCTGCAGGTGGCGACACCCGTCTTGCCGGTGCCGCCGCGCCGCGACCCGATTGCGCGTGCCTTTGGCTGGGACTCGCTCGCCGCCGCGGTCGATCGCGCGCGTCACGATCCCTGGCTCGAGGGCACGGTGGATCGTTGGGTCGCCGCCAACACGTATCAGGACGCGTCGGAACTCGCGTTTCACTTGCCCGATCATCCGCGCGTGTTCTCGCTCAACATGGCCACGCGCACCAATCAGTACGATGTCTGGCCCAACGCCTGGGGACGCGTGCGTCCGGGCGACGGCGTGGTGCTGGCCATTGAGGCCACGCCCAAGGGCGACTCGTTGGCCGCGGTGGTGGGCCAGTGGTTCGACGAGACCAAACCCGGCGGCAACGTGTCGCTGCGCCGAAAGGACGGCGAAGTGACAACACGACGCCTCTGGTTGTATCGCATCGCACGCACGTTCCCGCGCGAAAAGCCCTGAGCACGCCGACGGACGCTCCGCGCTTCGCACACCCATTCGCCACTCCCCCTTCCGCTCATGACCACCATCCCCGCTGATCTCGCTGCGTGGTGCGACGCCAACGACGCGCGCGCTCTCGATGAACTCTGTGCCTGGCTGCGCATGCCGTCGGTGTCCGCGCGCAGCGAACACGCGGCGGACTGTGAAGCGGCGGCCGAATTTCTGGCCGAGGATCTCGCACGCCTTGGCTTCGTCACCGTGGTGGAAGGGACGCCCGGTCATCCCATTGTGGTGGGTGAGTGGCGCAAGGCGGGCCCCAAGGCACCCACGCTGCTCATCTACGGGCACTACGACGTGCAGCCGGCGGAGCCGCTGGAGCTCTGGACCTCGCCCGCGTTCGAGCCCACCGTGCGCGACGGCAAGCTGTTCGCGCGCGGCTCGGTCGACGACAAGGGCCAGCTGCATCTGCACATCAAGGCGCTTGAAGCGCATATCGCGACACGCGGCGCGTTACCATGCAACATCATCGTGCTGGCGGAAGGCGAGGAGGAAGTCGGCAGCGTGAACCTCGAGGCCTTCCTCGAGCGCGAGAAGACGCGTCTGGCCTGCGATGCGGTGGTGATCTCTGACAGCACCATGTTCGCGCCGGGTATCCCGAGCATTCTCTCCAGTCTGCGCGGCATGGCCTATCTGCAGATTGACGTACGCGGCGCGCAGGGCGACCTGCACAGCGGCATGTATGGCGGCGCGGTGGTGAATCCGGCCATGGCGCTCGCGCGCATCCTGGCCACCATGCACGACGACACGGGACGCATCGCGATTCCGGGTTTCTACGACGATGTGCGGGCGTTCCCCGACCACGTGCGCGCGGCCATGCGTGAGCTGCCCTTCAGCGACGAGGCCCTCATGCACGAGGTGGGCGTATCGGCACTTGGTGGTGAGCCGGGCTACACCACGCTCGAACGCCTGTGGACCCGTCCCACCTGTGAAGTGAACGGTCTGCTGAGTGGCTACACCGGCGAAGGCGCCAAGACCGTGCTGCCTGCCGTCAGCATGGCCAAGGTGAGTTTCCGTCTGGTACCCGACCAGGATCCCGAACGCATCGCGGCGCTGGTGCAGGCACACGTGGAACGCGTGGCGCCGCCCGGCGTGTCGGTAACCGTGACGCACCTGCATGGCGGCCGGCCGTGGCGCGCCGACCTGCAGGGGCCCATCATCGACGCCGGCAAGGCCGCACTCGCCGCAGCTTTTGGTCGCGAGCCGGTCATCACGGGCGAAGGCGGCAGCATTCCCGTGGTGGGCGACTTCGAACGCATACTGGGCGCCCCCGTGCTGCTCATGGGCTTTGGCTTGCCGGGCGAGAACGCCCACGCGCCAGACGAGTGGATCAGCGTCGAGAACTATGCGCTCGGCATGCGCGCCGCGGCCACCTTGTACGACGAGTTTGCGAAGCGCGCGGCGCAGTCCTGAATCATTGCTGTCGACCGAACGATTCAGCGGTCGGCAGAGGAAGTAAACAGCTCACGCAGAGGCGCAGAGNNNNNNNNNNNNNNNNNNNNNNNNNNNNNNNNNNNNNNNCTCTGCGCCTCTGCGTGAGCTGTTCAGTGCCTGTCAGCGTCGCACGGGAACTGCCTACTTCACGTCAACAACCTTGACGCCCGCCGTCGACGCACCGGCGCTCACATAACCAATGGCGCCGGCGTTGGCCTTCACATAGGCCACCACCTCGTCATCCGAGGCCTTGGTGGGCGGCGGCACGTCCTTGCCCGAGAAGATCTGCTGCTGCCAGTAGCTCTCCACCGCCGCGACGCCACGGCCAAGTACGCTCTTGGAGAACGCGGCCCGCACACTGCTGCCCTTGGCCTGATCGACCGGCTGAGCGGCCGTGCCGTTGGGGAACTTCGTGGTCTGCTTGAGGAACAGCTTGGTCACCACGTCGCCCGAAAGATCGGCGGTCGAATTGGCGCTGTTCACGATAACCTTCACGTCCTGGGCCGCGGCCGGCGTGGCCACCACGAACAGGGCCAGCATCGCGAGAACGGTAAAAATCTTGCGCATCATGATGGGTTCCTCAGAAGCTGAAGGCGACGGAGAGCAACCCGTAATAGGTCCGCTGAGCCGGCGCGAGACGCGCCACCAGCGGCGGGGCCGTGGGCACGATCACCGACGGCACCGGCGTGTCAAACTGATAGCCCTCCACGCGATGCCCCTCGAGCTTGAAGGCCACCTGCGCCGACGGCTTGTACGACACACCCAGCGCCACATCCTGGTTGAGTGGCAGCGCCAGATTCGGGATGGGCGTATTGGCGAAGCGCACCATGTTGCGTCCGTCGTTGTACTCGGCCACCAGGGTGAGCTGCTCGGTGGGATTCACGCCGGCCTGCACGTAGTACGACGAGAAGTCCACGAAGTTGGGCGACTTGGTCTGCTTGAACGTCGTGTATTCGGCTCGCGCAAAGGCCTTGGAGAACACCGCCTCCGCCGAATACAGGAATGTCGTCGTGCGATTCGGCCGCTGCGCCTCCGGCAACGTGGCACTCGGCGTGCTCATGTAGTTGTTGGCGAACGCGCCAACGCGCACGCCATCAATGGGCGTGTTCACCCAGAGCTGACCACCCACCGTGTTCTCGTTGCGCGTGTTGACCACACTCACGCCGGTGGACGTGGGAATCTGCGCCTTGAGATCGTAGCCGCCGCCAAAAAGCGTGGCGTCGATGGACCAGTCGCTGCCAAGATCAAAGGGCTTGCGCAGTACCACGCCGTCCACGAACTCGAGTGTCTCACCGTACACCGCATTGCCCACGCGGAAGAGCGGAAGCAGCGTGCCGATGTAGCGGATCTCGTTGAAAATGCCGCGCGGCAAGGGGTTGCGACCGGCCTTGAGCGAGAGTCCGTTGTCGAAGCGATGCTCGTAGAAGGCCCACACCGGTTCGACATCGGGCGTGACGGCGTTGAGCGGGCTGCTGCCGATTTTGCGGTGCAGCAACTGCGTCACCACGCGATCCTTGTCAGAAATCTTGTAGCCGAACTGCAGCGCCAGAATCTGATAGTCCGACGTGCCGTCTTTCGTAATGCCCGTGACGGGCAGTCGATCGGACTTGCCGTAGGCAATCGTCGCCGATCCGTGAATGCTGAGGCGATCGTCCTGCTGCGCCTGGGCGGAGGCCGACACCGTCATGCCGGCGAGGAATACCATGGCCGCCGTGCGGCCGTGCTTCAATTGCGTGAACATGCTGGGGAGTTATCGGATGAATCAGTCGGAATAGCGTCGTTCCACTGTGACGATGGGCGGTGCATCGCTTGATGCACCGCCCATCGTTCACATCACCGGCGTCGGATCAGAACGATTCGAGAATGTCGTCGGAGTCCCCGTCCTCATCGAACGGGATGAGTGCCGCGGCACTCACCGGGAAGACATCGTCGGACTTCTCAGCGGCGGCCTGACCACCGCGGACCGGGGCAGCGCTGCGCGCCGGAGCCGGCTTGCCCACACCGCGCTTGGCGGCACGGGAGTTTGCAGGGGCCGTGGCCGCCCGACGCGCCGCCGACGTGACCGCCGGAGCGGCCGCGCTGTGGCTGATCGGGCGACCACGGTCACCCAGGTCGAACTGCGCGGCCAGCTCCTGCATTTCCGCCGACTGCGCCGACAGCTCGGCCGCGGCACTCGCCGATTCCTCGGCGTTGGCGGCGGTGCGCTGCGTGAGCCCACTGATCTGCGACATTGCGGTCGTGACCTCGGCGAGCTCCTTCTCCTGCTCCACCGCGCCTTCGGCGATGTTGTTCATGATCGTCGTGGCGCGCTGCACGCCGGTGCGGATCTCTTCGAGACGACGCTTCACGCTCTCGTTGAGCTGCACACCGGTCTCGGCCTTCGCCACCGACTCCTCGATGAGCGTCGCCGTGTTGCGCGAGGCTTCCGAGGCGCGGATGGCCAGGCTGCGCACTTCATCAGCCACCACCGCGAAGCCCTTGCCTGCATCACCAGCGCGGGCCGCTTCCACGGCCGCGTTGAGGGCCAGCAGGTTCGTCTGGAAGGCAATCTCGTCGATCGTCTTCACGATCTTCGCCGTCGCGTCGGCCGACTTCTTGATCTCGGCCACCGCATCGGCCAGCGCCGTCATGCGCTCCACACCCTGCTCGGTCGTCTGCGTGGCCTTGTCCATCGCCGCACGGGCTTCGGCAGCGTCAGCCGCGTTGGCCTTCGTGCGCTCGTCCACCACCTTGATGCGGTTCGACACCTGGTCGATGGCACCAGCCTGATCGGCGGCACCACTCGCCAGCTCCTGGCTGCCGTCGCCGATCTCGCGCGCCGCCGAGTTCACCTGGCTGATGGCCTGCGTCAGCGACGCGAACACCTCGCTGATGTTCTCGAGGGCCATGTTGAGCGACTCCTTGATGGCGGCGTGTTCGCCGACATAGTTGCCACGAACACGGGCCGAGAGGTCACGCGCGGCCACGCGGGCCAGCACGTCCTTGGCTTCGGTGATCGGCTCGATGACCGAGTCGAGCGTGGAGTTCGTGCCCGACACCAGCTCGGCGTAGGCGCCGCGGAAGTTGTCCGGATTGCCACGCTTGGAGAGGTCACCATGCTTGGCCGCGTCGATCACGCTGTTGATCTCACCCACCACGCCCTGCAGCGTGTCGGTGGCGCCATTGATGCTGCGCGAGAGCACGTCGTGCTCGCTGCGCACTTCCACCTTGGCGCTCAGGTCACCCGTCGCGAGGCGATCGGCCGCACGCGCCACCCCACCGATGTAGGAGAGCATGCCGCGGAAGGCCTCGGCCAGCTCGCCGATTTCGTCCTTCGACTGCAGGTCCACCTGCAAATCGATCTTGCCGCGAGCAATGTCACGGCCGGCATCGGACAGCGTGCGCATGGCGCCGATGATGCTGGTCAGCGTGCCCCAGGCCAGCACGCCGAGCGCCGCCAGCGCCACCACCAGCACGGCCGTGGTGACGTAGAACTGCGTGCTCTGCAGCTTGCCCGCCGAGGCGAAGGCCGTGGTGATGGCCGTATCCGACTGGGCAATCTGCGTGGAGATTTCGCCAGACAGTGTGGCGTACTTCTCCTTCACCTGCGTCATGCCGCCCATCAGGTCTTCCATCGAGCCCGTGATCATGCCGGTGCTCGATGCCTTGGCCGTCTCGGCATAGCCGACAAAGTCCGCGCCGATCTTGGCGATGGTGGCCGAGTCGGTGGTGGCGTTCGCCGCCAGCGAATCGTTCACCGCCTTGAACTCGGCAATGAGCGCGTCGGCCGCCGTGATGGCCGCCGTATCGCTGGCACCCACGGCATCACGCAGCGCGCGCTGGTAGGTCTCGAGCGTCGCGAGCTGCTTGCGGCTCTGTTCCAACGCCGGGGAATAGCCCGTGCGAATGGTGGTCAATTCGGATTGAGCCCGCCGACCGAGAACCAGAGTGGTGCCCAGCGTCACGAGGAAGCCGAGCGCGGCCACGACGGGGAGGGCCAGGATCTTGGCCTTCAAGGTAAGTGATCGAAACATGTGGGGTGAGTGCGAAGATCGGATTGCCAAGGTGCGGACGAAGGTCCACACACGCCTCGCTGTCGGGTATCGGACCGGGCGCCAATGCACTTGAGCGTCAATCACCAATCGAGGGTCAGAGTGTCACACTGCCGGCACAGTCGTCACCGCTGTGCGGGTCCGAGGTCAACAATGTGACGGTACAAAACACCGAACCCCCGGCGTCGGTCAGATCGACCGGGCCGGGGGTTCGGATCAAACAGGGATGGGCTCAGAGCCCGTCGAGCAGCGAATCGTTGTTGCTGGTGGCGGCAATGCGCTTGATGAGCCACTCCATGCCGGCCTGCGGTGGCAACTGATGCAGGCCGCGCCGCAACAGATGCACCTTATCCAACTGGTCGGGACGATAGAGCTTCTCCTCGCGCCGCGTGCCACTGGTGGCGATGTCGAAGGCGGGGAAGATGCGGCGGTCGGCCAGCGAGCGATCCAGCTTGATTTCGCAGTTGCCGGTGCCCTTGAACTCTTCGAAGATCACGTCGTCCATGCGCGAGCCGGTTTCCACCAGCGCCGTGGCGATGATGGTGAGCGAGCCGCCACCGTGCTGCGGCGCAATCATGCGCGCCGAGCCGAAGAAGGCCTTGGGCTTCTGCATGGCGGTGGCATCGAGGCCACCCGACATCGTGCGACCCGTCCCGCGATCGACGGTGTTGTGCGCACGCGCCAGACGCGTGATGGAGTCGAGCACGATGACAACATCCTTGCCGAGCTCTACGAGGCGACGCGCACGCTCGAGTGTCATCTCGGCCACTTCCACGTGCCGCTTGGGCGGCATGTCGAAGCTCGAGGCCACCACTTCGCCGTAGCCCCAGGTGATCATCTCGCTCACTTCTTCCGGGCGCTCATCCACCAGCAGCACAAACAGGACGGCCTGCGGATGATTGACGGCGACGCCTTCAACGATGGCCTGGAGCAGCGTCGTCTTGCCGGCGCGTGCCGGCG is a window from the Gemmatimonas sp. UBA7669 genome containing:
- a CDS encoding acyl-CoA dehydrogenase family protein; the encoded protein is MSTPAPSFLRDLFTGDINESLLFPYPASLAVRNPAEADTVRRLVAALNEMVRTGLIDSRRFDEQEFIDEAVIQAFAREGLLALTIPTEYGGLGLSASAYARVFGAVASVDASLGVLIGVHCGLGSKAVVIAGNDAQKSRYLPGLARGETLAAYALTEPETGSDAQNIVTRAERSADGTGWVLNGRKHWIGNGQRAGVIATFAQTPIERDGQTVLRPTAFIIRPDMPGFRVDGTVRKLGIRGSTQAELVYENLFVPDDHVLGEVGKGFRVAVNALNAGRLSLAAGCTQGSKRILDEYTRYAEARTQFGGPLASFEITQRKMASMAADAYAADSMVGALAAAIDSGDVDVALEAACAKVFASELVWRTSDDMVQLAGGRGFVKPWPYERWLRDARINRIFEGANDILKLFVGLNGIQGPAEDLKEIAGALRNPIQNWVLVSGYAAGRVASAFGKRDRLAAPMHATLRTHADYVERHTAELAKATQEAITTHKKEILQRQLVVERLADMATELYARCVTLARTQRLIEERGVDACVREIALTDLFCLQSGRRFRAAREELSSESGEKIDALRRQIATRVRTEGGYRSGDALLDVPVPPLAGFSLTRQEQERHVGL
- a CDS encoding Ig-like domain-containing protein; the protein is MRVTPGIVSTSSRRIGTSLLCAALVFSAGCLDLKPPEACSVTVAPISLTLPVNGSAPIVGTAFNCDGNTIRNKRINYSSSNTAVATVTDAGQVLAIAVGSASISAVADGKSASVQVTVTPEQATTVTVTPNTLTLRTGNTRQLTATARNNQNVIITGRTFRWSSSNTSIASVDQTGFVIALTPGNVVITAETDQTVGQAAIQVTPVPIGSCSLTPTSAKVTTGQNASFTITLRDTAAVPNVIPTQGRPIVWTSDNEVVATVSTTGLVTTRRAGTAQIKASPVEFPAIDCRATVEAVDPRIDRVTIQPRVSNLRLGIPRAFGAILLDSTNTQIPQGRVVVWSTNTPTTISLNQTGIVTPIALGTARLIATSEGVADTLTFTVTRVPVQSVTLSPLQTTIVEGQTAQFQARVTDSTGTEVTDRTIEWLVSDPTRASITQTGRVTALAAGAVTVFAEVEQRVGQANLIITQIPVDTIVAVDSFTVNLGAQSAFAIELRDAQGNVLRNRNVLVTSNFPGVAVGQPNQQSTSVSVAGLSLGTATFTLQAVDANNRNQGKASRVVITVRTPPGTGGGGGGAPPPEH
- a CDS encoding glycosyltransferase family 39 protein; translation: MTTGLPHSEPTAQAVWRRTVGWILGAALLRGLLSALVPLLPDETYYWDWSRRLEAGYFDHPPGIALLIALGTKVLGPTAAGVRLGPALAALITHVAAAAAAWLLGGRELSGARAALRAAQLIALMPIATAGLVLATPDAALFATATVAVLAVERALANPLRSLRSLAWWTLAGVALGGAFVAKYTAVLLPFGLVVACLLHPALRRRFLDLGPWWASLIALGLFAPVVVWNAFNDWVSFRFQLGHGFNAAARGNPLSRELEMLGAQAGLASPILFGLLALVLWQALRDGWRNRHALAPTDLATRRFALAVVSLTPLAFFAVSAWRRPVEANWPAMIYPAGILLLATSRDARVLGVWWKRGLVFAGVLVTVVALQVATPVLPVPPRRDPIARAFGWDSLAAAVDRARHDPWLEGTVDRWVAANTYQDASELAFHLPDHPRVFSLNMATRTNQYDVWPNAWGRVRPGDGVVLAIEATPKGDSLAAVVGQWFDETKPGGNVSLRRKDGEVTTRRLWLYRIARTFPREKP
- a CDS encoding dipeptidase, with translation MTTIPADLAAWCDANDARALDELCAWLRMPSVSARSEHAADCEAAAEFLAEDLARLGFVTVVEGTPGHPIVVGEWRKAGPKAPTLLIYGHYDVQPAEPLELWTSPAFEPTVRDGKLFARGSVDDKGQLHLHIKALEAHIATRGALPCNIIVLAEGEEEVGSVNLEAFLEREKTRLACDAVVISDSTMFAPGIPSILSSLRGMAYLQIDVRGAQGDLHSGMYGGAVVNPAMALARILATMHDDTGRIAIPGFYDDVRAFPDHVRAAMRELPFSDEALMHEVGVSALGGEPGYTTLERLWTRPTCEVNGLLSGYTGEGAKTVLPAVSMAKVSFRLVPDQDPERIAALVQAHVERVAPPGVSVTVTHLHGGRPWRADLQGPIIDAGKAALAAAFGREPVITGEGGSIPVVGDFERILGAPVLLMGFGLPGENAHAPDEWISVENYALGMRAAATLYDEFAKRAAQS
- a CDS encoding substrate-binding domain-containing protein, coding for MMRKIFTVLAMLALFVVATPAAAQDVKVIVNSANSTADLSGDVVTKLFLKQTTKFPNGTAAQPVDQAKGSSVRAAFSKSVLGRGVAAVESYWQQQIFSGKDVPPPTKASDDEVVAYVKANAGAIGYVSAGASTAGVKVVDVK
- a CDS encoding methyl-accepting chemotaxis protein, which gives rise to MFRSLTLKAKILALPVVAALGFLVTLGTTLVLGRRAQSELTTIRTGYSPALEQSRKQLATLETYQRALRDAVGASDTAAITAADALIAEFKAVNDSLAANATTDSATIAKIGADFVGYAETAKASSTGMITGSMEDLMGGMTQVKEKYATLSGEISTQIAQSDTAITTAFASAGKLQSTQFYVTTAVLVVALAALGVLAWGTLTSIIGAMRTLSDAGRDIARGKIDLQVDLQSKDEIGELAEAFRGMLSYIGGVARAADRLATGDLSAKVEVRSEHDVLSRSINGATDTLQGVVGEINSVIDAAKHGDLSKRGNPDNFRGAYAELVSGTNSTLDSVIEPITEAKDVLARVAARDLSARVRGNYVGEHAAIKESLNMALENISEVFASLTQAISQVNSAAREIGDGSQELASGAADQAGAIDQVSNRIKVVDERTKANAADAAEARAAMDKATQTTEQGVERMTALADAVAEIKKSADATAKIVKTIDEIAFQTNLLALNAAVEAARAGDAGKGFAVVADEVRSLAIRASEASRNTATLIEESVAKAETGVQLNESVKRRLEEIRTGVQRATTIMNNIAEGAVEQEKELAEVTTAMSQISGLTQRTAANAEESASAAAELSAQSAEMQELAAQFDLGDRGRPISHSAAAPAVTSAARRAATAPANSRAAKRGVGKPAPARSAAPVRGGQAAAEKSDDVFPVSAAALIPFDEDGDSDDILESF